Proteins from one Methanobrevibacter millerae genomic window:
- the tfrA gene encoding fumarate reductase (CoM/CoB) subunit TfrA, translating into MEVKEITTDVLIVGSGGAGSRAAIEVDNAGLKATIVSKGLSFRSGCTGMAEGGYNAVFKAVDIEDSIDAHKKDTLKGGSYLNDEKLVDILVNESPKRLIDLENYGALFDRQENGKIAQRPFGGQSYRRTCFQGDRTGAELLNALKEEIIKRDIECIEEVMITSLVQDGLQVIGATGFDLKDSSLIYFKAKCVIFASGGAGQLYPVTSNTFQKNGDGFAIAYRAGANLIDMEQIQFHPTGMVTPESKKGVLVTEAVRAEGGILLNKDSERFMSKYSPEKMELATRDVVARSIYQEIIEGRGSENGGVYLDISHLDDDLIDEKLETMVLQFENVGVDIKHEPIEVAPTAHHFMGGIKINTDASTSLPNLFACGEVCGGVHGANRLGGNALADTQVFGKIAGESASKTAKETELKSNLEMVEEEKSRLEGLIKPGSIKASEFKENIKKLMWEKVAIVREEKTLNDALRELQAMQKELVNLEVSDKSQYNTELLTALEVINMVEICILVVKSAILRRESRGAHFRSDFPESNDAWKRSIVMNKNKIKFEAR; encoded by the coding sequence ATGGAAGTTAAGGAAATCACAACAGATGTATTGATTGTCGGATCAGGCGGAGCCGGTTCAAGGGCAGCAATTGAAGTTGACAATGCTGGTCTTAAAGCTACAATCGTGTCAAAAGGACTTTCTTTTAGATCCGGTTGTACTGGAATGGCAGAAGGCGGATACAATGCTGTTTTTAAGGCTGTCGATATAGAAGACTCCATAGATGCTCATAAAAAGGATACCTTAAAAGGTGGTAGTTATTTAAACGATGAAAAATTAGTTGATATTTTAGTAAACGAATCACCTAAAAGATTAATTGATTTGGAAAACTATGGAGCATTATTTGACAGGCAGGAAAACGGTAAAATCGCACAAAGGCCATTTGGCGGACAAAGCTATAGAAGAACCTGTTTCCAGGGAGACAGAACTGGAGCTGAATTGTTGAACGCTCTAAAGGAAGAAATTATTAAAAGAGACATTGAATGTATAGAGGAAGTGATGATAACTTCCCTCGTACAAGATGGCCTTCAAGTAATTGGAGCAACCGGATTTGACTTGAAAGATTCCAGTTTAATATACTTTAAGGCAAAGTGCGTGATATTTGCCAGTGGCGGAGCCGGCCAGCTGTACCCCGTAACTTCCAATACCTTTCAAAAAAATGGAGACGGCTTTGCAATAGCCTACAGGGCAGGAGCAAATCTCATAGACATGGAACAAATCCAATTCCACCCTACAGGAATGGTAACTCCCGAATCCAAAAAGGGAGTGCTGGTGACTGAAGCCGTGAGGGCCGAAGGAGGCATTTTGCTTAATAAAGACAGCGAGCGCTTCATGAGCAAATATTCACCTGAAAAAATGGAGCTTGCAACCCGTGACGTTGTCGCAAGGTCAATCTATCAGGAAATCATAGAAGGAAGAGGCAGTGAAAACGGCGGGGTTTACCTTGACATTTCACATCTCGACGATGATTTAATCGATGAAAAGCTCGAAACCATGGTTTTGCAGTTTGAAAACGTCGGTGTTGACATTAAGCATGAGCCTATCGAAGTTGCACCTACAGCACACCACTTCATGGGCGGAATCAAGATAAATACGGACGCATCAACTTCACTTCCTAATTTATTTGCCTGCGGAGAAGTCTGCGGAGGAGTTCACGGAGCCAACCGTTTAGGAGGAAACGCCCTTGCAGACACTCAGGTGTTCGGAAAGATTGCAGGTGAATCAGCTTCAAAAACAGCTAAAGAAACTGAACTTAAAAGTAACTTAGAGATGGTTGAAGAAGAAAAGTCCAGACTTGAAGGATTAATAAAGCCGGGTTCCATCAAGGCATCCGAATTCAAGGAAAACATCAAGAAGCTGATGTGGGAAAAGGTAGCTATCGTTCGAGAAGAGAAAACATTAAACGATGCCTTGCGAGAGCTGCAGGCCATGCAGAAAGAGCTTGTTAATTTGGAAGTATCAGATAAAAGCCAGTACAATACGGAGCTTCTGACAGCTCTTGAAGTAATTAACATGGTTGAAATCTGCATATTGGTTGTAAAATCAGCTATACTTCGTCGTGAAAGCCGTGGAGCTCACTTCAGAAGCGATTTTCCTGAAAGCAATGACGCCTGGAAAAGAAGTATCGTTATGAATAAAAATAAAATAAAATTTGAAGCTAGATAG
- a CDS encoding nucleotide-binding protein: MTRIGLAYIKGAVPGFEDFGNLPTDIVKENGLVNGNRASEELDALIIPGGTLIESNDINMELNKEILKMAKMGKPLIGICAGFQLMSNQIDIGRKSEVPIVKEGLGLIDVEFSPLITSDRVKAKVFDNSFLTKNQTEDVNGFHTHTYGKVVGDAKPLFYSKVQRMNYGDTNEAGDYNIFSGACNDDGNVIGTMIHNILDENPIIVENLLNQIDAKNLEEIYNRNLEVKKHIQSEVGIGSGIKIPQRKINEKPKFLMIGSNGSDSGKTFILTGLAGALRKRGYKVALLKVGPDVRDIIPGLYLTKDRMNEFSSIKIGHLGWSDIESTIAKLNSSDYDIVLIEGVMSVFTGLLNEKVPFSAAEIAMSSNIPMLLMSGVNKGGIETAAIDLVAHANMLEKFGVNVKGIVLNKVYNEDIFDNVVPYIQKNSTVENIFSVGKLKLKTRGFTPEIEIRYDLFTKAAMDLVEESLDIDKIADMASEVKFNRIIPFEEIKDKVI; this comes from the coding sequence ATGACAAGGATTGGACTTGCTTACATAAAGGGTGCAGTTCCGGGATTTGAGGATTTTGGAAATTTACCAACAGATATCGTTAAGGAAAACGGTTTGGTTAATGGTAACAGGGCAAGCGAAGAGCTTGATGCATTAATCATACCCGGCGGAACGCTGATTGAATCAAACGACATTAACATGGAGTTGAACAAGGAAATCCTTAAGATGGCTAAAATGGGAAAGCCGTTGATTGGAATATGTGCAGGCTTTCAGCTGATGTCAAACCAGATTGATATCGGAAGAAAATCCGAAGTGCCTATCGTAAAGGAAGGTTTAGGCCTTATTGACGTTGAATTTTCCCCGTTAATTACAAGCGACAGGGTAAAGGCCAAGGTCTTTGACAACTCATTTTTAACCAAAAACCAGACCGAAGACGTAAACGGTTTTCACACGCATACCTACGGAAAGGTGGTCGGTGACGCAAAGCCCTTATTCTATTCAAAAGTCCAGAGAATGAATTACGGCGATACAAATGAAGCCGGAGATTATAACATATTTTCAGGCGCATGCAACGATGACGGAAACGTTATCGGAACGATGATTCACAATATCCTTGATGAAAACCCGATTATTGTAGAAAATTTGCTTAATCAAATAGACGCAAAAAACCTTGAAGAAATATACAATAGAAACCTGGAAGTCAAAAAGCATATTCAAAGCGAAGTCGGAATCGGCTCTGGCATAAAGATACCTCAAAGAAAAATTAATGAAAAACCGAAATTTTTAATGATTGGAAGCAACGGCTCCGATTCCGGAAAAACGTTCATATTGACGGGATTGGCAGGGGCACTGAGAAAAAGGGGATACAAGGTAGCGCTCCTTAAAGTCGGCCCCGACGTACGTGACATCATTCCCGGATTATACTTGACCAAGGATCGCATGAACGAATTCAGCTCCATCAAGATAGGACACCTGGGCTGGAGTGACATAGAATCTACAATAGCAAAACTGAACTCATCAGACTATGACATAGTTCTGATTGAAGGCGTCATGAGCGTGTTTACGGGACTTCTAAACGAAAAGGTTCCATTCTCGGCAGCTGAAATCGCAATGTCATCAAATATCCCAATGCTTTTAATGTCAGGGGTAAATAAGGGAGGAATCGAAACTGCGGCCATCGATCTGGTGGCACATGCCAATATGCTTGAAAAATTCGGCGTTAACGTGAAAGGAATCGTGTTGAACAAGGTATATAATGAAGATATATTCGATAACGTGGTTCCGTATATTCAAAAAAATTCTACAGTAGAAAATATTTTCAGCGTCGGCAAGCTCAAACTGAAAACAAGGGGCTTCACTCCTGAAATCGAAATCAGGTATGATTTGTTCACAAAAGCGGCAATGGATCTTGTTGAAGAATCCCTTGATATTGATAAAATAGCTGATATGGCATCAGAAGTTAAATTTAATCGTATAATACCATTTGAAGAAATAAAGGATAAGGTGATATAA
- the hisG gene encoding ATP phosphoribosyltransferase gives MKLKIAVPSKGRISNPSIDILEKAGLGLKDNNNRQLISKTHNKNIDIMFARASDIAEFVSDGIVDMGITGVDLIKESESEVIELLDLNFGQTKLVLASPEDSQINSIDDLTSEMTIATEFPTLTKNYLESHKLECKIVKLSGSTEIAPFIGVADLITDLTSTGTTLKMNHLKIIDTILESTIVLITNEESLNEKKTLIEAVNRSIKGVIDAFGKKLIMMNVKSRDLEEVRKLMPSMEGPTVSEVLAKEKTVAIQAVIDEDQVFELVNDLRNAGAKDILVVPIERII, from the coding sequence ATGAAATTGAAAATAGCCGTTCCATCTAAGGGAAGAATAAGCAATCCGTCAATAGACATTTTAGAAAAGGCCGGATTGGGCTTAAAGGATAATAATAACCGACAATTAATCTCAAAAACTCATAACAAGAATATTGACATTATGTTTGCCAGAGCATCAGACATTGCGGAATTTGTATCTGACGGAATCGTTGACATGGGAATAACTGGCGTTGACCTGATAAAGGAAAGCGAAAGCGAAGTGATTGAACTTCTGGACCTGAATTTCGGACAGACAAAGCTTGTTCTGGCATCCCCTGAAGACTCACAGATAAATTCGATTGATGATTTGACTTCGGAAATGACAATAGCTACGGAATTTCCCACATTAACTAAAAATTACCTTGAAAGCCATAAGCTGGAATGTAAAATCGTGAAACTTAGCGGATCAACCGAAATAGCTCCATTCATCGGCGTTGCAGACCTGATTACTGACCTGACAAGTACCGGAACCACATTGAAGATGAATCATTTAAAGATTATAGACACGATTCTTGAAAGCACTATCGTATTAATTACAAACGAGGAATCCCTGAACGAAAAAAAGACACTGATAGAGGCCGTAAACAGAAGCATCAAGGGAGTGATTGACGCTTTCGGCAAAAAGCTCATCATGATGAACGTCAAAAGCAGGGATTTGGAAGAGGTTAGAAAGCTGATGCCTTCAATGGAAGGACCAACAGTATCAGAGGTTTTAGCAAAGGAAAAGACGGTTGCAATTCAGGCCGTTATCGATGAAGACCAGGTATTCGAACTTGTAAATGACTTGAGAAACGCAGGCGCTAAAGACATTCTGGTAGTGCCTATTGAAAGGATTATATGA
- a CDS encoding amidohydrolase family protein, producing MADNTILIKNALILNPENNIEGKKDLLIKNDLIDEIADEIPEDKADKIIDATDKILLPGLVNTHTHLSMTLFRGLADDLALDEWLNENIWPVEANLNGYYCYIGALLGAVELIKSGTTTFSDMYFYMEDVAKAVDESGLRAVLSYGMIDFGDEEKRKAEIEENMNLFKNCNDTADGRIKVFFGPHSPYTASEELLKEVRRLADETGIGIHIHVSETQKEIDDVSAEKGLRPFEYLDSIGLLGPDVVCAHSVWLSDREIEIIKEKDVKISHNPCSNMKLASGIAPVSKLLENDICVAIGTDGASSNNNLDLIEELKTASLLQKVATLDPKVLTSDEAVAMGTINGARALGLDDEIGTVEVGKKADLILIDTNCANMVPDSSNLSSNIIYAANGSNVDTTICNGQILMENKELTTLDEQEIYQKAREAIDQLKKAI from the coding sequence ATGGCAGATAATACAATTTTAATTAAAAACGCATTGATTTTAAATCCTGAAAACAATATTGAAGGAAAGAAGGATTTGTTAATTAAAAATGATTTAATCGATGAAATAGCAGATGAAATCCCAGAAGATAAGGCTGATAAAATCATCGACGCAACAGATAAGATATTGCTTCCGGGTTTAGTCAATACCCACACCCATTTGTCAATGACTCTATTCAGAGGATTGGCCGATGATTTGGCTCTTGATGAATGGCTTAATGAAAACATATGGCCTGTTGAAGCAAACCTTAATGGATATTATTGTTATATAGGCGCTCTATTGGGTGCTGTCGAATTAATCAAATCAGGAACTACAACGTTTTCCGACATGTACTTCTATATGGAAGACGTTGCAAAGGCAGTGGATGAATCCGGATTGAGGGCTGTATTGTCATACGGCATGATTGATTTCGGCGATGAGGAAAAAAGAAAGGCCGAAATCGAAGAAAACATGAATCTCTTTAAAAACTGCAACGATACTGCAGACGGAAGAATCAAGGTATTTTTCGGACCTCACTCACCATACACGGCTTCAGAGGAATTATTGAAGGAAGTAAGAAGGCTTGCTGATGAAACAGGCATCGGAATTCACATACACGTTAGCGAAACCCAAAAGGAAATCGATGACGTATCAGCAGAAAAGGGCTTAAGGCCTTTCGAATACCTGGATTCAATCGGACTATTGGGACCTGACGTCGTCTGTGCTCACAGCGTATGGCTGAGCGACAGGGAAATCGAAATCATTAAAGAGAAAGATGTTAAGATTTCACACAATCCTTGCAGCAACATGAAACTGGCTTCAGGAATAGCTCCGGTATCCAAACTGCTTGAAAACGATATCTGTGTAGCTATCGGTACTGACGGAGCCTCATCAAACAATAATCTTGATTTGATTGAAGAGCTTAAAACAGCCAGTCTGCTTCAAAAGGTTGCTACTTTAGATCCTAAGGTATTGACTTCAGATGAAGCTGTTGCAATGGGAACCATTAACGGTGCCCGTGCATTGGGATTGGATGATGAAATAGGAACAGTTGAAGTCGGTAAAAAAGCAGATTTGATTTTAATTGATACCAACTGTGCAAATATGGTTCCGGACAGTTCCAATTTAAGTTCCAACATTATTTATGCTGCCAACGGTTCCAATGTAGACACCACTATCTGTAACGGTCAGATATTAATGGAAAACAAGGAATTGACTACATTGGATGAGCAGGAAATTTATCAAAAAGCAAGAGAAGCTATAGATCAGCTTAAAAAAGCTATCTAG
- the gatA gene encoding Asp-tRNA(Asn)/Glu-tRNA(Gln) amidotransferase subunit GatA: protein MNVIEKLNSIKSGELTAKENVENFLKVIKENNDSINAFIELNEENALKQAEAIDAKIANGEEVGSLAGLVFGIKANINVEDLIISAASKTLENYYGSYNATVVDRVLAEDGIIIGITNMDEFAAGSSTETSYYGPTQNPKAMGRIPGGSSGGSAAAVAAKMCDISLGSDTGGSIRNPASHCGVIGFKPTYGAVSRQGLLDLSMSLDQIGPFAEDMSGIALALNTIVDYDETECTTLNWEKPDFTKDLEEKSLEGMKIAICNDFIEVTDEEINKTINMAINKLVDAGAELVEVSFDHIDLCLPTYYLINYVEFFSATRKYDGRDYGYRIEEVCGDEVLRRIKIGSHIAQAEFSGKYYKKALKARSLIRDEINAMLENVDLIVGPTVPKLPHEIGDELDPMEMYAYDVLTVIANLAGIPAGSIPAGTVNDIPVGLQIQAKPLDDEKIIKAMSVFENVQ, encoded by the coding sequence ATGAATGTTATTGAAAAATTAAATTCCATCAAAAGTGGAGAATTAACCGCTAAGGAAAATGTTGAAAACTTCCTTAAAGTTATTAAAGAAAATAATGACTCCATTAACGCATTTATTGAATTGAATGAAGAAAATGCACTTAAGCAAGCTGAAGCTATTGACGCTAAAATAGCTAATGGAGAAGAAGTGGGAAGCCTTGCAGGTCTTGTATTCGGTATCAAGGCAAACATTAACGTTGAAGACTTAATCATATCTGCAGCTTCAAAAACCTTGGAAAATTACTATGGAAGTTATAATGCAACAGTAGTGGATAGAGTATTGGCAGAAGATGGAATAATTATCGGAATTACAAATATGGATGAATTTGCAGCAGGCAGTTCAACTGAAACTTCCTATTACGGACCGACCCAAAACCCTAAGGCTATGGGCAGGATTCCTGGAGGTTCATCAGGAGGAAGCGCTGCAGCCGTTGCAGCTAAAATGTGTGATATTTCACTCGGTTCAGATACGGGCGGATCCATCAGAAACCCTGCATCACACTGTGGTGTTATCGGATTCAAGCCAACATACGGTGCAGTTTCAAGGCAGGGTCTTTTAGACCTTTCAATGAGTCTTGACCAAATCGGACCGTTCGCAGAAGACATGAGCGGTATTGCTCTTGCATTGAATACCATTGTCGATTACGATGAAACCGAATGTACAACCCTGAACTGGGAAAAACCTGATTTCACCAAAGATTTGGAAGAAAAATCCCTTGAAGGAATGAAAATAGCTATCTGTAACGACTTTATTGAAGTCACCGATGAGGAAATCAACAAGACAATCAACATGGCCATTAACAAACTGGTCGATGCCGGAGCTGAACTTGTTGAAGTGTCATTTGACCACATTGACTTATGTTTACCTACATATTACTTGATTAACTATGTTGAGTTCTTCTCAGCTACAAGAAAATATGACGGAAGGGATTACGGATACAGGATTGAAGAGGTCTGCGGAGATGAGGTATTAAGAAGAATCAAAATCGGTTCCCACATTGCACAGGCCGAATTCAGTGGAAAATACTATAAAAAGGCATTGAAGGCAAGGTCACTTATCCGTGATGAAATCAATGCTATGCTTGAAAACGTAGACCTGATTGTAGGTCCTACCGTTCCTAAGCTTCCTCACGAAATCGGCGATGAGCTGGATCCTATGGAAATGTATGCCTACGACGTATTAACCGTTATTGCAAACCTTGCGGGCATTCCGGCAGGAAGCATTCCGGCAGGAACAGTTAATGACATTCCTGTAGGTCTTCAAATACAGGCAAAACCTTTGGATGATGAAAAAATCATTAAAGCTATGAGTGTATTTGAAAACGTTCAATAA
- the ribB gene encoding 3,4-dihydroxy-2-butanone-4-phosphate synthase, whose product MNQETNLDKALEAIRNGEFVLVFDDDDREGEVDMIIASEFVTPKSIATMRNDAGGLICNCLHADFCEAIHLPFMVDIMKAATETYPELAKLAPTDIPYDERSSFSIWTNHRKSFTGVTDHDRAMTISEMAIMMKEERFDEFGATFRSPGHVCLLRGADGLVKNRRGHTEIGLALCEMAGVTPVCVVCEMMDGETGQATSVADARKYGEENGLVLLRGEDIINKYLEEY is encoded by the coding sequence ATGAATCAAGAAACAAATTTAGATAAGGCTTTAGAAGCTATTAGAAATGGTGAATTCGTTCTGGTTTTTGACGACGATGATAGGGAAGGCGAAGTTGATATGATTATCGCTTCCGAGTTTGTAACCCCTAAATCAATTGCTACTATGAGAAACGATGCAGGCGGCTTAATCTGCAACTGTTTACACGCAGATTTCTGTGAAGCAATTCATTTGCCTTTCATGGTTGACATCATGAAAGCTGCAACCGAAACCTATCCTGAACTGGCAAAGCTTGCGCCTACAGACATTCCGTATGATGAGAGATCTTCATTTTCCATATGGACAAATCATAGAAAATCATTTACCGGCGTTACAGACCACGACAGAGCAATGACCATTAGCGAAATGGCCATAATGATGAAAGAAGAAAGATTTGATGAATTTGGTGCAACATTCCGTTCACCAGGTCACGTTTGCCTTTTAAGGGGAGCTGACGGACTTGTAAAAAACAGAAGGGGACATACTGAAATAGGTCTTGCGCTATGTGAGATGGCAGGTGTCACTCCGGTCTGTGTCGTCTGTGAAATGATGGACGGCGAAACAGGTCAGGCAACTTCCGTTGCTGATGCCCGCAAATATGGTGAGGAAAACGGACTTGTCTTGCTTAGAGGCGAAGACATCATTAATAAATATTTAGAAGAATACTAA
- a CDS encoding DUF120 domain-containing protein, whose translation MRLNGEVTTGLGKAAFFLSQDFYVENFIANCGFKPFPGTLNVIVDDKYLKEINEVKDNCENIIEPDEGFGAVKYIKAVLNDEINGAIVFPAKTQHTENYLEFIAEAKLRDELNLEDGDTVTIEF comes from the coding sequence ATGAGACTTAATGGAGAAGTAACGACGGGTTTGGGAAAGGCTGCCTTTTTCCTTTCACAGGATTTTTATGTTGAAAACTTTATCGCAAACTGCGGTTTCAAGCCGTTTCCGGGCACCTTGAATGTCATAGTCGATGACAAATACTTAAAAGAGATTAATGAAGTTAAGGATAATTGTGAAAATATAATAGAACCTGATGAAGGTTTTGGTGCAGTAAAATACATCAAGGCGGTTTTAAACGATGAAATAAATGGAGCCATTGTATTTCCAGCCAAAACCCAGCATACTGAAAATTATCTGGAATTTATCGCCGAGGCGAAGCTGAGGGATGAGCTGAATCTGGAAGACGGCGATACTGTAACTATCGAATTTTGA
- a CDS encoding histone family protein — MSEIPKAPIARIIKDTGAERVSEDAKVELAEALDEIARNIAIKANEAAKLAKRKTIKAEDIKFAVNELGL; from the coding sequence ATGTCTGAAATTCCAAAAGCTCCAATCGCTAGAATCATTAAAGATACTGGTGCTGAAAGAGTCAGTGAAGATGCAAAAGTTGAATTAGCTGAAGCATTAGATGAAATCGCACGTAACATTGCTATTAAAGCTAACGAAGCTGCAAAATTAGCAAAACGTAAAACTATTAAAGCTGAAGATATTAAATTCGCAGTAAATGAATTAGGCTTATAG